A stretch of Phoenix dactylifera cultivar Barhee BC4 unplaced genomic scaffold, palm_55x_up_171113_PBpolish2nd_filt_p 000657F, whole genome shotgun sequence DNA encodes these proteins:
- the LOC120106834 gene encoding uncharacterized protein LOC120106834, with the protein MPPRRTRKTTRRATNKASNPQNDSTPQQVGNTPQHERVVNPASDTQTGQQELDLGQVMQTIVGLIQMQQQMQQQLLQQQAQLPQRQPQQGRGEQCEQRSSIAEFMRLAPPAFKGTTEPLEADNWLTEMEKAFAVLRCQDDEKILFASYIMQGEAFNWWRMLEHKYEQDREPLTWKKFRGAFYDKYFPQSVRMQKEQEFIHLKQRNMTVAEYEVKFIELAKFVPKLVEDELDQAHKFEMGLKTEIRKQVVPYELTTYAAVVNKALIIKRKVNDERLERERNQKKRNRSNEFQGQSNENAESSNKKSTSDNPKQMNINKCSRCGKAHADKDCHWNTGACFRCGKICHKIADCL; encoded by the coding sequence ATGCCTCCACGTCGGACGAGAAAAACTACTCGCAGAGCTACTAATAAGGCATCCAACCCGCAAAATGACAGCACACCCCAACAAGTTGGTAACACCCCTCAGCATGAGAGAGTCGTCAATCCTGCTAGTGATACTCAGACAGGACAACAAGAACTAGACCTTGGCCAGGTTATGCAGACCATAGTGGGCCTTATACAGATGCAACAGCAGATGCAACAGCAGTTGCTCCAACAACAAGCGCAGTTGCCCCAAAGACAACCACAGCAAGGACGAGGAGAACAGTGTGAACAGCGTAGCAGTATAGCTGAATTTATGAGGCTGGCTCCTCCAGCTTTCAAGGGGACTACAGAACCGTTGGAAGCAGACAATTGGCTTACAGAGATGGAAAAAGCATTTGCTGTCTTGAGATGCCAGGATGATGAAAAGattttgtttgcatcatacATAATGCAAGGTGAGGCATTCAACTGGTGGCGGATGTTGGAACATAAATATGAGCAGGATAGGGAGCCACTCACTTGGAAAAAATTTCGAGGAGCATTTTATGATAAGTATTTTCCTCAGAGTGTAAGGATGCAGAAAGAGCAGGAGTTTATTCACCTAAAGCAAAGAAATATGActgttgcagaatatgaagTTAAATTTATCGAGCTAGCCAAATTTGTTCCAAAGTTAGTCGAGGATGAGCTAGATCAAGCACATAAATTTGAGATGGGACTAAAGactgaaattagaaaacaagtggTACCTTATGAATTAACTACCTATGCAGCTGTGGTAAATAAGGCTTTAATAATTAAAAGGAAAGTTAATGATGAACGAttggaaagggaaagaaatcaaaagaagagaaACAGATCGAATGAATTTCAGGGGCAGAGCAATGAAAATGCCGAAAGTTCAAACAAGAAATCAACGAGTGACAATCCTAAGCAGATGAATATCAATAAATGTTCTAGATGTGGTAAGGCTCATGCTGACAAGGATTGCCATTGGAACACCGGTGCCTGCTTTAGATGCGGTAAGATATGtcataaaattgcagactgcCTATAA